The Argiope bruennichi chromosome X2, qqArgBrue1.1, whole genome shotgun sequence sequence aaaagtaatagtctgggaagaagcagagtacattccactgaaatcagaattcatataattttgcttagtaatcaattctcttgcatttatatacttaactaaatgacatgagttttcaaaactgaaatatatgtatatagcattcaatttatcaaattaagaccacttttaataaaatacatcaattatatatatgttataacagtcaataagaaaattggattttcagtagttagtaaattATTCACTTACtaaatatatctttaagaaatttattcacttccacctaagtttagcattataacagttgttatttttgcaacaggaatttgtttacttacattaattaaatttagataaaaattttgtagaaaaatgcaatgtaatattcatgtaaacattttaaaaccttctaagcatattcaaaattatcagaaatttcatcaaatgcgaataaagtaaattagaaatgcactcatgtttttgattgtttttgatggcaaattacttaccgatttctttttcttcgaagagtttttctaacaaattactggaacagctatatttaataaatggacacacactgaatgaattcttcaaaatgatcggagcatatcaccgacttcgaaggcttgaaaaaatctgtaccaaagctatcaacccgtcaggattattgaaaagaaaataagaaagcattttatcatgacagtcactcttatgtttcgcattaaagcatgcatccatcagcacaccagtatttcctctgttaacacataataagagcaaagaaaatgactcaaacattataacttcaaatgtaaacaaaaaatccgcttcatacttggcggagaacgttaatggcagactgctCGACGAAAgaggtgcggatgaaacttaaatgccatgcgcggatatctcatgacatgtgacttttacgtcacatgaattgaccccattgagtTAACATCCAGGTTGctataaatatttctagaatttattatGAGAtgtattagctttttttttttaacttttatttctcgaatttgctttattttgctgaaagatctgatattatatgtatattagaAAACATTGCTTCTtgtcatttattcaaaaattatattttagatttctaataaatattttcttttaagaaatttttagaaatcacgataataattatctttatttatattcaaacagtaaaaacagactttttttttttttttttttttgcattctgaaaatattagagatataagaaaattatatttgttataaaattactattaatgcatttaacttttaaatcttcaaaaatattagaaactatAGCTTCTATCACATTTGTGTAGAAAAAAGACAAACAAGCATGTCTTTTTCCTTGATTTAATGCTAACGTTCTCATACAATCTGTTTGATTGACAAAAGTATTATCATACATTATAACTGTTTCTAATTGAAACTATATATTTGGAAGtgtgatattttttctattatagttTTTCTGCTATCATTATCAATAGAATCGTTACAATATCTTCATGATATTATCcatcattcaaaatatctaaGAACATCATGGAGATATCGTAGAATAATACCCTGTGCTAATAGGGTTTGcaccatttaatttaaatttaattaaaaactactgTTACAGtggtgcatcatttttttttaagtttcacaactacttttcaatattcatttttatgtttaaaaattttagtaagatttttttctttacttgtatgttatgaataaaataaaaatatttaacatttatgaataaattaaacattttaaaaagaaaaacaaaagacccatcttaactattttaattaaaatgaaatagtattgTTTACGAATTCAGTTCAAAAGTTaaaagtagggattgcaatatcggaccaaaagttcaatgcCGGTATTcggtaatttttttatcttaataccgagataccggtagtagaaattttagaaaaagaaagaaaacacaggcgtttctttgctttatttgccagttttattagagagtgtgaatatcacaaaaaataatttgtaacaaaaattataacaatatataaagaatcacaaaaaagtaaaggaacatcttatttatttaaatcacaaaaaagtgtaaagaTCACTATTTAATCTGttgtactattacaaatttttgaaacgtgatcttaaaaaacataatgtattaaTTGCACTGTCATTaacggcatctacgctagttggtggtactgttagcaatgaacgatatactttttccaagtatttacctctaaatccctgatcttcaaataaatcgatttcttgtcggatggttttggatatagctgatttctgtattgtattttggtttgttgaaatttttttatttatcgctaattctaatttttgttcaagagacaattccttttcactatcgacattagtgtcatcataattttcgataactgtaccgaattcttctgaatgtgaataagtttgtgggtaaaacattttaagagaatttactataaacttgatcagatttgaattgtttaatctcttttcttctttttcatttttaaaatcattctgttagacattttctatttcggtgtAACTTTCTTCTGTgcattttttcaatgtaatatataattcttcagatagtgatgtgtgcgtTCTTTCAGTGAGTGCAACATGGAATTTATTGTTGccttagctgttaataaattagaatctctccgacataatgcctcaacagccagttttattggaagtagagctgatacagttctgaatattaagtcgaattcacaatctgaaaaattaatttgcaggtttaagtcgattattgaaatattttactatgcattAGTACCTGTTTCcttctgtattattaattatctgtaatgtttatgtctcataaaaccgcgagtcttcattgttaaatgtaaacatttcctcatttcatctttcctctcacccttatTCTGTCCAATTGAACTTATCTTAACGTATGTGCAAAAGCGTGAAgagttttacaatccgttgtgtAAAACCCTTATTTTATCACTTcacttgattgtacgatgcaactctgtattcacagtctaattaatttcgcccgttaggcagacataaaaacaaaaacgcatactattttgctatgttggcaatccctgaacatatagtggagacaatttaaaaaaattctagtaaataccgaaaaaatggtattcaaacttgtgaataccggttttacaaaattgtacaaatggctcaaaataccggtatttggtatcccggtattgcaatccctagttaaaagtttctaattttttttcagctgtGAAATTAATCAGATTGTTTGAataaaggaaaattgaaaatgagcttatttatgattttaattcttgTGTCTTGACAATCATTGCAGGTAATAAAAGTTCACATATTTTcaattatctatttcaaattttgtcgatctttctccatttttttgttatttgccttttctcttttaaattttagtgattatattaatattttatagaatatttaaatctgaTGCAAGGCATACATTTTGTGTAGAATCATTTCCACCAAACGTCGGTTTCTGGTATTCGCAGTGcaattttttcgttttttcacTAGAATCAACGTGGCCGGTATAGAGGGATTTATGTTTATCTTCAAAGTTATCTCGCTTTCAAATGGGATATTTCCGTTTTCAATTATGTAAGaacacttaaattaataaaaataatgtcactacttatttctaaataaatgaaaacttctaTATGCAGTAAATGACagttaaatatataagtaaaaagtcttcatttattatttgtttactttcctcaaaattaaaatctgatggAAATCCGTGGCCATTCGTAATGCAGATAGAGATAGATCGTTTTCTATTCTAAAATGCACCAGGAACTAACTACATGCCGAGTATTAGAATGAtagtatgaaaagaaaaaaaaaatgttgacatgttcccaagattaaaaataaaaaagtgacatTTTAGTATTTTGAAGTTCCTCAATATCTATTTCTGCGGTTGTAAAATTTTGCAggcattttcttaaatatctttattgcCATTTCAAAAGTgccattttattgttatttaatatgaaCTTTCTCtaaagtttgatttaattttttgtcattattcaGCATGATAATTTCTATAATTGCCGTTCAAAAATGTCtgtttagttttactttcttttttttttatcagagaaTATGTTAATAAACTGGATTAAGTATGCCAATATCTTTTAATTCATCTTTctgtttaaatgtattttgtagGGACTCGATGTTTAATTTTGCAGTTTATATGACATAATGCAAttgtattatattacattattaatagaaaatgagaAAATCCTCTTACGAGTGATCGAAAAGGACAACAACcaaggttttttttaaaggctTAGATAAAGAGAAAATTGCTCCGACTTTCCTGATACATCCTAAAAGGATATATGAGGTTTCGATTAGCCTTAATCTAAactgtttttgcatatttatttttttattaaagaattcattaaaaaattgctgcGATCCAAGACAACGGCGGTTTCCCAAATTCGCAGCAAAATAGAACAATGCGTCTGAAAGTTGTAGTGCATGTAGgtcgattaaaaaatgttattaaccttgttgacaaataaagaaatatgcaaaaaaaaaaaaaaaaaaaaaaaatcaaattctattatttataaaatttcaacactTTGCAAACCATCACTGGTCAggtataattagggattgcaataccggtataccgaataccgctATTTTgtgccatttgtacaattttgtaataccggtattcacaagtttaaatactgttttttcggtatttactagaaatttttaaaattgtctgcactatatgttcagggatcgcgtacatagcaaaatagtatacgtttttgtttttatgtctttctAACgcgcgaaattaattagctaactaatggcttaattaattgcttaaatctaaagtagcgaaacatggattatcctgaaaaaagatattatatacataacgactgatggagcaacagttatgaaaaaagttggaaagtttatTGATGCGAATAAGCAATTGTGCTATGAACATGGAAtacaattaggagtaatagatgtattataccaaaaaaataaagaacagaagaatccaaatactgtggatataggaacttcggattccaacttggAAGAGagaaagagtgagagtgatattgacaatgaagataatgacgatgtaattgttgaagaagatattgctaatgaggatgaaatattaacccatcaagaattgcatcctataatttataaagctcgaaaaattattaagatatttaaacgttcccctataaaaaaaagatatattactaaaatatatactaattgaaaataaaacagaatatatgttaatattagattctaaaacacgttggaatagtttattcctaatgatggaacgatttgcgaaattgagaaatccaatccaaaaagcaataatcgaatTGCACTAGGAACTACATGCCGAGTATCAGAATTGtagtatgaaaagaaaaaaaaaactgtagacaTGCTCCCccgattaaaaataagaaagtgaaattctAGTATTTTGAAGTCTCTCAATATCTGTTTCTGCGTTTGTAAAATTTTGCTggcattttcttaaatatctttattgcTATTCCAAAAGTGCCATTTTATTGCTACTTAAAATGCACTTTCTCtaaactttgatttaattttttgttattattcagcatgataatttctataattgtcgttcaaaaatgtttgtttacttttactttttttttatcagaaaatatgttaataaactAGATTAAGTATGCCaatatcttttaattcatgtttctgtttaaatgtattttgtagGAACTCGATGTTTAATTTTGCAGTTTATATAACATAATGCAAttgtattatattacattattcatagaaaatGAGAAAATCTTCTTACGAGTGATCGAAAGGGACAacaagcaaagtttttttttaaagacttagATAAAGAGAAAATTGCTCCGACTTTCCTGATACAACCTAAAAGGATATATGAGGTTTCGATTAGTCTTAATCTAAaccttttttgcatatttatttttttattaaagaattcattaaaaaattgctgcGATCCAAGACAATGGTGGATTTCCAAATGGCAGCAAGATAGAATAATGCGTCTGAAAGTTGTAGTGCATGCAggtcgattaaaaattttattaacctagttgacaaataaataaatatgcaaaaaattcaaattctattatttataaaattttaacactttgCAAACCATCACTGGTCaggtataatatttttcattacattcactttgttgctaaaatatttataaagataggGTATCTGCTTAGATAAAATCGTGTACAGACATAACAGTTATTATTTATGactaataaaaacataagcaTTTTCGTAAAGTCacgaaaaattatctaaaaatccTAATATGCTGATTAAGTTAAATATTGTTTGGGATTTCACCGCCGGGTTCgcttgatagtgggtgtatggtgtgaaaacacaatcagaaggcctcagtagaaaacaacgacgacgtttattcaCACGAAGAACACGAGCATACAGACGAggcaaatatttacagccgagacgaacacaggacagcacactacagcagacagtagcccacaagtagtaatcgaccacagcacactaAGCGGTCAGACAGAATCCAgtaggagaggggatcctcggagcttcgctctacggtctctcctgTCCTTCTCACTGTCACCTcgtttagctgccgactcactacttctcacaactggctactacacaagCGACAGTACGCCGCATCCATAGTAGACAACAGGACTAAGCACACAGATTAATTCAACACTCTTTCCACATAACGCTGGCATTTcaccgttgcttcgctatcctctcgaagactcgttacttgtctacgactccgCTTCTGATCACGATTCAATTCACCACACCTTGCAGCTTGAGACAGCCGGCCTTTTTCAGTTCTCAGGAGGTAGAGAGAGACCTTCTGGGCCAACCAGGAGTATctgggcgtatctcagttcctattgggaGGATCgtgaaaattttcgaaatttccattattatccattttgtcgccaaattcgtcaccaaatagtcgccaagtttgCACACGATCAGCACCCACAGGTCTGAACGTAcgacggtctttcttacgatgataCTATTCGTGCTGGGAAACAAAATTACAGGTTTGAAACAATATGTATTGTAATGCGATAAATTATATTGACCAGTTTATTAACAAACAGATTACACACGTACAATTCTTAAATGTTAAATCCggcattgatttaaaaattcaaaggttataattccattaaaaaatattattttgatttgttgcTCAATTTTTGTAAGAATTCTCTTTCAAAGAAGAGTCAAACAGCATTTAATTAGAAAGCATACTCGGTTCTAGAGTCTGGAAATTCGAACACGTAtactaaaaaaacattaacaatcCATGTATCAACAAGTCATTTTAAACTTCTTAAGAGTTCTGCGTAAGAAAAGTACTATTATActgttatcgtcaaaaaaatgtttcttcgaGATTTTCGTTACATTTTAGACAATCTCTTATTCGAAAAGCGCAAATCTGTGAGCATGACGAGGTGGAAGGTATGAAATTCGACTTGcgatgtttatataaaaattatagatttttatcaaattttgaacgaaatccgtcaTTACGATGTCTGCCAATCCATGAACATATAAACTCGAAAAGTCAATAAAGTTTCACgctaataatattgaaatgtttctaaattgctatatgatattttatcttcagattttttttcattggagcAAAATTTGTTCAATCTCCCTAAAGTACTTGTTATGCAGAAGGatatatctgataaaattttcagatataccCTTTGTATCtgtattaacattatttttcgaaaactctAACGAATATGAAGGTAAAGTCCTTCTATTTGAATTCTACGcggaaatgaaaaaaatccgTATTCTAACAGTGTTGCTTTACAATTTCAAATGTCTGCTGTATCATTATTATTAGGAAGTGACGAAACACGTTTTCCTATATTCTAAACTGTATACCATTAtagtctattattattattattattgatgaaaaataacaTATAGTCATTTTATGAAGTATCTTTTCTCGAAAAATAATATAGTCTTAAATTTTGTGCTAAATTCGCATTTTGTATAACATACTTAAgtagaattggaaaaatttttctcggattaaaaaaaaacacgcatacttatttgtatgaaataatcaaaaatacaaacattatgaaatttcaattaaaaaaattatttctgaatcaaattaaaaaaaaactaacaaaaattatttctgaatcaaactaacaaaaatgattcaattgtacagggtggttataataaAAGTTACCCTGCTTAGATCTACATAGCgtccgctctagtggaaggatgtcgaagaaacttgatattgaggttgtatggatcatggggaaaagaaatctgcagtaaaaaaaatagtttaaatttttgccGGTAGATGGAGGTTTTCATGTACGATAAAGGCcgttatgcaaatttagagtaGTTTAAAATGCCAGTACTCACTGCCACAAAATCATTCTTCGCCATGCCTTAGAGAAGAAAGGAAGAACTTTactgataaagttgttttatcaGAACAGCAGTAATTTGACAGCTGCACTGCGAGAATATCGGCGATTAAAAGACTTACGGAAAGGGCCTATGTCCAGGCAGGttttgaaaaagatgattattaaatttgaagagactggagagttgggtgtggtacaaggaagaggacggaaacggatttcaaatgaaattgcgGAAGAAGTCGCACTTGCCGCGGTCGAAAGAACGTCCGATTCGCAATATTCTTCACCAAGTGCACGTGATTTGTCCCTCCCTTGGTCTGCAGTACGAAAGGTTCTTCGATCCATTGTAAATTAATATCCGTACAAGATCCATCATGTGCAAGCGCTGCATCCTGCAGACCCGGAGAAACGAAATCAatttactacaattttttttttagccaGAATAGGCGTTGGTAATTCATGGCCTTGGAACATTTTGTGGTCGGACGAGGCTCCTTTTACCTTAGGCGGAGCAGTTAATACTCAGAACTGTCGCATATGGGGTACTGCAAGTCCTAATAATGTGCATGAACAGTCTCTACATCCTGATTACATTactgtatggtgtggttttactgctgatttccttcttggtctttttttttttttttttgaggagaaCACTCCTCATGGCCCTCAAACGTGTTCCGTTACGGGTGCCCGTTACCGCGACCTTCTTCAACAGCAAGTCATTCCTGCGTTACAAGAACGAGAATGTTTAGGGactactgtcttcatgcaagatggtgcaccacctcacattGCTCGACCAGTGACGGCATTGCTTCGTGCCCTCTTTGAAGATCAACgggtaatttcaagaagttttccaACTGCCTTGTCTCCGCGTTCTCCGGACTTGAATCCctgtgatttctggttgtggggattCCTGAAAGATCGTGTCTATGTAGGAAGCATACGGACTTTGCATGAATTGAAAGCAAGCATAACACGTCATGTTGCTGCAATTGATTGAGAAACCCTTCGTGCCACTGTTGAACACGCCATAACACGCTTTGCACATGTGCTTGAAGTAAATGGAATGAACACTGAACatgtattgtaattaaataaagtttttaagttccaaattgtgtttttgtttttcatgcaCCGCCTTCTCAACTGGCGgttgaaatttgaactaatttttttattgcagatttcttttccccatgatccatacaacctacgtatcaagtttcttcgacatcctccaactagagcggacactacataggtctaaacagggtaactttaattatagcCACCCTGTATATAAAGAGCGCTAATGCTGCAATTACTAAAATATAGATGAACTttaccaaattagtaaaaatattaagttaatataatcaaaaaaaattgatgaataaggtctgaagactttctcaagagtCACCCTCAGGCACGGATTCAagcaagggatttttttctgtgtaggGTCTGACTTTCATCCAAAATATTGACCCCACGTGACCCGAAAATCCActgaaattgaggccttagagataaaccagtttcacagaaatgaaacaataaattataacttccaGATCCAAGCGAAattacaataacacaacacaaacTGCAAAAGATCACTCACAaaccaaaaatatcattaaaatataaaggaaaaaacaTACCCGTAGCAATTAAAACTCCAGACTACTCTACATAAAGGCACCACGCCAAACTATATTCAAGCTTCCCGCTTCCATAGCTGCACCTGCAGTATGACTCCCTGCAAAGTGCTTCGTCATTCTAAGTAATAATTGGAGGGcgtcagcgccatctattgagttagttaatatgTGCAAGAAAGCCTGTTTTTAGTTGTGAAAAAAGTTTAGAGAGAAaacaaacattcttttattaaaacttctatattgcaaaagttttggggaaattcattagttgttaaatttttaatgtgattatttgttgtttaatcaatataaaaaattttgttattgcaatttttttaaaattttattaaatagtgagaagattaaatatttgacaattttagaatttagattaaaatgataattattaagtttaattattttaaagttgaattcatccttTCATCGTAAATATCTAATAAtgttttatcattagaaatttcgatttttaaatcagGATAGGTGGCTTTAAGTTAATATTCGTTTGTTTCAGTTAGaactaaatcttttggataacaattaaTATTATCTAAGTTTAacaaaagtaagtcatcaatatatctccaaccg is a genomic window containing:
- the LOC129959740 gene encoding uncharacterized protein LOC129959740, with amino-acid sequence MTRWKNTPHGPQTCSVTGARYRDLLQQQVIPALQERECLGTTVFMQDGAPPHIARPVTALLRALFEDQRVISRSFPTALSPRSPDLNPCDFWLWGFLKDRVYVGSIRTLHELKASITRHVAAID